The proteins below come from a single Ovis aries strain OAR_USU_Benz2616 breed Rambouillet chromosome 18, ARS-UI_Ramb_v3.0, whole genome shotgun sequence genomic window:
- the NFKBIA gene encoding NF-kappa-B inhibitor alpha yields MFQPAEPGQDWAMEGPRDALKKERLLDDRHDSGLDSMKDEEYEQMVKELREIRLEPQEAPRGAEPWKQQLTEDGDSFLHLAIIHEEKALTMEVVRQVKGDLAFLNFQNNLQQTPLHLAVITNQPEIAEALLEAGCDPELRDFRGNTPLHLACEQGCLASVGVLTQPRGTQQLHSILQATNYNGHTCLHLASIHGYLGIVELLVSLGADVNAQEPCNGRTALHLAVDLQNPDLVSLLLKCGADVNRVTYQGYSPYQLTWGRPSTRIQQQLGQLTLENLQTLPESEDEESYDTESEFTEDELPYDDCVLGGQRLTL; encoded by the exons ATGTTCCAGCCTGCCGAGCCCGGCCAAGATTGGGCCATGGAGGGCCCCCGGGACGCGCTCAAGAAGGAGAGGCTGCTGGACGACCGCCACGACAGCGGCCTGGACTCCATGAAGGACGAGGAGTATGAGCAGATGGTGAAGGAGCTGCGAGAGATCCGCCTCGAGCCGCAGGAGGCGCCGCGCGGCGCCGAGCCCTGGAAACAGCAGCTCACCGAGGACGGAGACTC GTTCCTGCACTTGGCCATCATCCATGAAGAGAAGGCCCTCACCATGGAAGTGGTCCGCCAAGTGAAGGGAGACCTGGCCTTCCTCAACTTCCAGAACAACCTGCAGCAG ACGCCACTCCACTTGGCTGTGATCACTAACCAGCCAGAAATTGCTGAGGCACTTCTGGAAGCTGGCTGTGATCCTGAGCTCCGAGACTTTCGAGGAAATACCCCCCTACACCTTGCCTGTGAGCAGGGCTGCCTGGCCAGTGTGGGAGTCCTGACTCAGCCCCGGGGAACCCAGCAGCTCCACTCCATTCTGCAGGCCACCAACTACAATG GCCACACGTGTCTGCACTTGGCCTCTATTCATGGCTACCTGGGCATCGTGGAGCTGTTGGTGTCCTTGGGCGCTGATGTCAACGCTCAG GAGCCCTGCAATGGCCGAACTGCCCTCCATCTGGCAGTGGACCTGCAGAATCCCGACCTGGTGTCACTCCTGTTGAAGTGTGGGGCTGATGTCAACAGAGTCACCTACCAGGGCTACTCCCCGTACCAGCTCACGTGGGGCCGCCCCAGCACCCGGATACAGCAGCAGCTGGGCCAGCTGACCCTAGAGAACCTTCAGACACTGCCAGAGAGCGAGGatgaggaaagctatgacaccGAATCAGAGTTCACAGAAGATGAG cttCCCTACGATGACTGTGTGCTTGGAGGCCAGCGTCTGACGTTATGA